In the Thermodesulfovibrio yellowstonii DSM 11347 genome, one interval contains:
- a CDS encoding aspartate ammonia-lyase has product MIRIERDSLGELSIPKDAYYGIHALRAKENFSVTGQPPHRELIWAMAIVKKACAWVNREIGMLENSKAEAILKACDELAVGNLDGQIIVDALSGGAGTTLNMNINEVIANRALELMGFEKGIYDVIHPLLHINLNQSTNDVFPTAVKTAIVRLLRELADEVALLQGEFQKKEKEYAKILKVGRTELQDAVPVTVGQEFSAWAEALNRDWWRLNKAVERVRQVSLGGTAVGTGLNCPKIFIDMAIEKLREFTGLPLAKAENLFEATQNTDSLSEVSGYLKTLASDLIKIASDLRFLSSGPKAGIGELRLPAVQVGSSIMPGKVNPVIPEMVTQVGIKVIVSDHAVSFACSMGNLELNPFLPLIAHELIGSLKMLKSCSTLFRERCISEITVDEARCRELFDRSSCIITAFSPYLGYEVCAEIYKEALSTGKRVEEILIERGFFTKEEIESITQPQELTTPGFAGIKYLRRLLK; this is encoded by the coding sequence ATGATACGCATAGAGAGGGACTCTCTTGGTGAGCTTTCTATTCCGAAGGATGCCTACTACGGTATTCATGCATTAAGAGCAAAGGAAAACTTTTCTGTCACAGGACAGCCTCCTCACAGGGAGCTCATATGGGCAATGGCTATTGTCAAGAAAGCCTGTGCATGGGTTAACAGAGAGATTGGAATGCTTGAAAACAGCAAGGCAGAGGCAATTCTTAAAGCCTGCGATGAGCTGGCAGTAGGTAACTTAGATGGACAGATTATCGTTGATGCTCTTTCAGGTGGAGCAGGCACAACACTTAATATGAATATTAACGAGGTTATTGCCAACAGAGCCCTTGAGCTTATGGGATTTGAAAAAGGTATCTACGATGTAATTCATCCCCTCCTTCACATAAATCTAAATCAGTCAACGAACGATGTTTTCCCCACAGCTGTAAAAACCGCGATTGTAAGGCTTCTGAGAGAGCTCGCAGATGAGGTTGCTTTACTTCAAGGTGAGTTTCAGAAAAAAGAAAAGGAATATGCAAAAATTCTTAAGGTTGGAAGAACTGAACTCCAGGACGCTGTTCCTGTTACAGTGGGGCAGGAGTTTTCTGCATGGGCAGAGGCTTTAAACAGGGACTGGTGGAGGCTGAATAAGGCAGTAGAAAGGGTTCGTCAGGTCAGTCTCGGCGGAACTGCTGTGGGCACAGGACTTAACTGTCCCAAAATTTTCATTGATATGGCAATAGAGAAACTTCGAGAATTTACAGGGCTTCCCCTTGCAAAAGCAGAGAATCTCTTTGAGGCAACTCAGAATACCGACTCTCTATCTGAAGTATCAGGATATCTTAAAACCTTAGCTTCAGACCTTATAAAAATCGCTTCAGATTTAAGGTTCTTAAGCTCTGGACCAAAAGCAGGAATAGGTGAGTTAAGGCTTCCTGCTGTTCAGGTTGGCTCATCAATAATGCCTGGAAAGGTAAATCCCGTTATTCCTGAGATGGTTACACAGGTTGGAATAAAAGTGATTGTATCAGACCATGCAGTAAGCTTTGCCTGTAGCATGGGAAATCTTGAGCTTAACCCGTTTCTACCGCTTATAGCACACGAACTTATTGGTTCTTTAAAGATGCTTAAGAGCTGTTCAACACTTTTCAGGGAGAGATGCATCTCAGAAATAACCGTTGATGAGGCAAGATGTAGAGAGCTTTTTGATAGAAGCTCCTGTATTATAACTGCCTTTTCTCCCTATCTTGGCTATGAAGTCTGTGCAGAGATTTACAAAGAGGCTTTAAGCACAGGCAAAAGAGTTGAAGAAATCCTGATTGAGAGAGGATTTTTCACAAAGGAAGAGATTGAGAGCATAACTCAACCACAGGAATTAACAACTCCCGGCTTTGCCGGGATTAAATACTTAAGGAGGCTTTTAAAATGA
- a CDS encoding TM1266 family iron-only hydrogenase system putative regulator, with protein MNRKIGIVGIIVAERNKNAPLVNQILSEHAEIILARMGIPQKETDTGFISLFVEGNTDRIGSLTGKLGMIKGVTVKSLLISEKEKK; from the coding sequence ATGAATAGAAAGATTGGAATTGTTGGAATAATCGTAGCTGAAAGAAATAAAAATGCTCCTTTAGTAAACCAAATCCTATCTGAGCATGCAGAGATAATTCTTGCCAGAATGGGAATACCTCAAAAAGAGACAGACACTGGCTTTATCTCACTTTTTGTAGAAGGAAACACAGACCGAATAGGCTCTCTTACAGGAAAGCTTGGAATGATAAAAGGTGTAACTGTAAAAAGCCTTCTTATCTCTGAAAAGGAGAAGAAATGA
- a CDS encoding iron hydrogenase small subunit produces MKIRKLTRRSFLKLAGAGIISLSFTKPSFAGDTAEKNFFETKVGKERLKLIKARQSGQYKDDVISREKFKMAASHENPMIKRFYSEFAHHPLSEVSEALLHTHYKARV; encoded by the coding sequence ATGAAAATCAGAAAGCTTACAAGAAGGTCTTTTCTAAAATTAGCAGGTGCTGGAATTATCAGCCTTTCCTTTACAAAGCCATCTTTTGCTGGTGATACAGCAGAGAAAAACTTTTTTGAGACAAAGGTCGGAAAAGAAAGACTTAAACTCATAAAAGCAAGACAGTCCGGGCAGTATAAGGATGACGTTATATCAAGAGAGAAATTTAAAATGGCCGCATCCCATGAAAACCCGATGATAAAAAGGTTTTACTCTGAGTTTGCTCATCATCCTTTAAGTGAAGTAAGTGAAGCATTGTTGCATACGCATTACAAGGCAAGGGTATAG
- a CDS encoding [Fe-Fe] hydrogenase large subunit C-terminal domain-containing protein → MVRKVNTFKGNGAVKSQTGTYRAGELRGIIKINEGNCVGCHTCSSVCPAGAVKGSFGDKHSIDLDKCINCGQCLLNCPFGAVEQMSFVDVVMAKLKDKKTKVVAIIAPAVRVAIGEEFGAEPGTLTVGRLWAALEKAGFLIYDNNFAADQTILEEGTELLAKVAAHAGLKQLPVELWGKKITLDIKEFSHHPLPQFTSCCPAWVRYVEVFYPKLIPYLSSAKSPQQMAGATAKTYGAKLWGAKPENIFTVGVMPCTAKIFEASRPEFDSAGKYLKKSGMRDVDAVLTTRDLAELLKRMNIDPMKMSEDASRKPEMFKFYSGGATIFGTSGGVMEAAVRFAFHVLSGQEPQAMSPKWDFEGVRGFTKPVVSATIPVPLREEYQKAFGTKELQVKVCVVNGIGTDAAHLKPIVEEVLAGKSPYHFIEVMNCPGGCINGGGQPVHPIELSLLDQLFYSLVKNFEGGKL, encoded by the coding sequence ATGGTAAGAAAAGTAAACACATTCAAGGGTAACGGTGCAGTGAAGTCACAGACAGGAACTTACAGAGCAGGAGAGCTAAGAGGAATAATCAAAATCAACGAGGGTAATTGTGTTGGCTGTCATACCTGTAGCAGTGTTTGTCCTGCAGGAGCAGTAAAAGGCTCCTTCGGAGACAAACACAGCATTGACCTTGACAAATGTATCAACTGTGGTCAGTGCCTGCTTAACTGTCCTTTTGGTGCAGTTGAACAGATGAGCTTTGTTGATGTGGTAATGGCAAAACTTAAAGACAAAAAAACTAAGGTTGTTGCAATTATTGCTCCGGCTGTGAGAGTTGCCATTGGAGAAGAGTTTGGTGCTGAGCCAGGCACACTTACAGTGGGAAGACTATGGGCTGCTTTGGAAAAAGCAGGTTTTTTAATCTATGACAACAACTTTGCCGCTGACCAGACAATTCTTGAGGAAGGCACAGAGTTACTTGCAAAAGTAGCAGCCCATGCAGGGCTTAAACAGTTACCTGTTGAACTCTGGGGGAAAAAAATAACTCTTGATATCAAAGAGTTCTCTCATCATCCCCTACCACAGTTTACTTCCTGCTGTCCCGCATGGGTAAGATATGTAGAAGTTTTCTATCCAAAACTTATTCCCTACCTTTCTTCAGCCAAATCACCCCAGCAGATGGCAGGAGCAACAGCAAAGACCTACGGTGCAAAGCTTTGGGGAGCGAAACCTGAGAATATTTTCACCGTTGGAGTAATGCCCTGTACAGCAAAAATATTTGAAGCCTCCCGTCCTGAATTTGATTCTGCAGGAAAGTATTTAAAGAAGTCAGGTATGAGAGATGTGGATGCAGTTCTAACAACAAGAGACCTTGCAGAACTTCTAAAGCGTATGAACATAGACCCAATGAAAATGTCTGAGGATGCAAGCAGAAAACCTGAGATGTTCAAATTTTACTCAGGTGGTGCTACTATATTTGGCACAAGCGGTGGAGTTATGGAAGCAGCTGTAAGATTTGCCTTTCATGTTCTCTCCGGGCAGGAGCCACAGGCAATGAGTCCTAAATGGGATTTTGAAGGTGTGAGAGGTTTTACAAAACCTGTTGTCTCAGCAACTATTCCTGTTCCTCTAAGAGAAGAATATCAGAAGGCTTTCGGAACAAAAGAACTTCAGGTCAAGGTCTGTGTAGTAAATGGCATAGGAACAGATGCAGCACATCTGAAGCCAATTGTTGAAGAAGTTTTAGCAGGTAAAAGCCCCTATCACTTCATAGAGGTAATGAACTGTCCTGGTGGCTGTATTAACGGAGGTGGACAGCCAGTTCATCCAATTGAACTTTCTCTCTTAGACCAGCTTTTTTATTCTCTTGTAAAAAACTTTGAAGGAGGCAAACTATGA
- a CDS encoding NADH-dependent [FeFe] hydrogenase, group A6 yields MANVTITIDGQKVTVPEGTTILKASEQVGVKIPTLCFLDHVGLRHIKHDIGACRVCVVEVEGKGDFVSSCNTPVQEGMVIRTNTPKILAARKLNLEMMLSEHHLDCPTCPKNGICELQAVCAELNVRQIRPQGEKKDLPIDDSSPSIVRNPNKCIICQRCITACKVLQSVDILELYGNGYDAVVRPLGGKPIIETQCVACGQCALVCPTAAIVERDDTWKVWEAIADPKKHVVVQTAPATHVSIGEAFGLPVGTDITGKMVSALKRIGFDAVFDTNWSADLTIMEEGYELIHRIKNGGVLPQFTSCSPGWIKFLEEFYPDLIPHISSCKSPQQMLGPIAKTYYAQKKGISPEDIFVVSIMPCTAKKYEAARPEMNAAAKFWKNPNISRDVDVVLTSRELIRMIREAGIDFAKLPDSAYDPVMGEGTGAAQIFGATGGVMEAALRTAYEVVTGKTLQKLDFEDVRGMKDIKEASVSMNGLTVKVLVAHSLGAARQLIEKVRGGELKDYHFIEVMTCPGGCIGGGGQPIPTTVEKREMRIAGIYERDRKMPLRKSHENPEIQAIYKEFLKEPLGHLSHELLHTHYTPRGKK; encoded by the coding sequence ATGGCTAACGTAACAATCACAATTGATGGACAAAAGGTCACTGTGCCAGAGGGAACTACTATACTTAAAGCATCTGAACAGGTAGGCGTGAAAATTCCAACTCTCTGTTTTCTTGACCATGTCGGATTAAGGCATATCAAACACGATATAGGAGCTTGCAGGGTCTGTGTAGTAGAAGTAGAGGGAAAGGGAGATTTTGTTTCATCCTGTAATACGCCTGTTCAAGAAGGCATGGTCATAAGAACCAATACTCCTAAGATTTTAGCTGCCCGAAAGCTAAATCTTGAAATGATGCTGAGTGAACATCATCTTGACTGTCCAACCTGTCCGAAAAACGGCATATGTGAACTTCAGGCAGTTTGTGCAGAGCTTAATGTAAGACAGATAAGACCGCAGGGTGAGAAAAAAGATTTGCCAATTGATGACTCATCTCCATCAATAGTTAGAAATCCTAACAAGTGTATCATATGTCAGCGATGTATAACTGCATGCAAGGTTCTTCAGTCCGTTGATATCCTTGAACTCTACGGAAATGGCTATGATGCGGTAGTTCGTCCCTTAGGTGGAAAGCCAATTATTGAAACTCAATGTGTTGCCTGCGGACAGTGTGCCCTTGTCTGTCCCACTGCTGCTATTGTTGAAAGGGATGATACATGGAAGGTATGGGAAGCAATTGCAGACCCGAAGAAACACGTAGTTGTTCAGACCGCACCGGCAACCCACGTCAGCATAGGTGAAGCCTTTGGCTTACCTGTTGGAACAGATATTACCGGTAAAATGGTCAGTGCACTCAAAAGAATTGGATTTGATGCAGTCTTTGATACAAACTGGTCTGCAGACCTCACCATAATGGAAGAGGGATACGAGCTTATCCACAGAATTAAAAACGGAGGAGTGCTGCCTCAGTTTACATCATGTTCTCCTGGATGGATTAAGTTTCTTGAGGAGTTTTACCCTGACCTGATTCCTCATATTTCAAGTTGTAAGTCTCCTCAACAAATGCTCGGTCCAATAGCAAAAACCTATTATGCCCAGAAAAAAGGCATTTCTCCTGAAGATATCTTTGTTGTCTCAATAATGCCATGCACAGCTAAAAAATATGAAGCAGCCAGACCTGAGATGAACGCAGCGGCAAAATTCTGGAAAAATCCCAATATCTCAAGGGATGTAGATGTAGTTCTTACATCAAGAGAACTAATAAGAATGATACGTGAAGCAGGGATTGATTTTGCCAAACTGCCAGACTCAGCCTATGACCCTGTTATGGGAGAAGGAACAGGTGCAGCCCAGATATTTGGAGCAACAGGTGGAGTTATGGAAGCCGCCTTAAGAACAGCCTATGAGGTGGTGACAGGCAAAACCCTTCAGAAGCTTGACTTTGAAGATGTAAGAGGAATGAAAGATATTAAAGAAGCTTCTGTGAGCATGAATGGATTAACAGTGAAAGTTCTCGTTGCTCACTCCCTTGGTGCAGCAAGACAACTTATAGAAAAGGTAAGAGGAGGTGAGCTCAAGGATTATCATTTTATTGAAGTTATGACCTGTCCTGGTGGATGTATTGGTGGCGGCGGACAGCCTATTCCCACAACTGTTGAAAAGAGGGAGATGCGAATTGCTGGAATTTATGAAAGAGATAGAAAGATGCCTCTCAGAAAAAGTCATGAAAATCCTGAAATTCAGGCAATCTACAAAGAATTCCTTAAGGAACCTCTCGGTCATCTATCACATGAGTTACTTCACACTCATTACACACCGAGAGGAAAAAAATAA
- a CDS encoding NADH-ubiquinone oxidoreductase-F iron-sulfur binding region domain-containing protein encodes MAEMIDFFLSYAQENSCAECIPCRIGTKRMQEMVKKIFDGSISTRELSLLEYFADDIGASSKCDLGLMAGKAVKFALQHCKSDIEAHLKGSCGHSIPANPGWQTVMLK; translated from the coding sequence ATGGCTGAGATGATTGACTTTTTCCTGAGCTACGCCCAAGAAAACTCCTGTGCAGAGTGCATTCCTTGCAGAATAGGCACGAAGAGAATGCAAGAGATGGTAAAAAAGATTTTTGACGGTTCCATATCTACACGAGAACTCTCTCTTTTAGAATACTTTGCAGATGATATTGGAGCATCAAGCAAATGTGACCTTGGATTAATGGCAGGAAAAGCAGTCAAATTTGCTCTTCAACACTGCAAAAGCGATATAGAGGCTCACTTGAAAGGAAGCTGTGGTCATAGTATTCCAGCCAATCCAGGCTGGCAGACAGTAATGCTTAAATAA
- the kdsA gene encoding 3-deoxy-8-phosphooctulonate synthase has protein sequence MTFSINNTRIQKNELFLIAGPCVIESEEIVFKTAFALKEISQNLKIPFIFKSSYDKANRSSINSYRGPGIKKGLEILNKVKKEFEVPVLSDVHSVEEVQIAKDFLDIIQIPAFLCRQTDIIVEVAKTGKPVNVKKGQFLAPWDVKNIIEKIKSTGNEKIIITERGTSFGYNNLVVDFRSFPIIRSMGVFVVFDATHSVQLPGGAGTCSSGQREFIPYLSRAAVACGVDGLFFEVHPEPEKALCDGPNMIPLKDFKNLILTLLEIHNTVKKL, from the coding sequence ATGACTTTTTCTATTAATAACACACGAATACAAAAAAATGAGCTTTTTCTTATAGCCGGTCCCTGTGTTATAGAGAGTGAAGAAATTGTATTTAAAACCGCTTTTGCTTTGAAAGAGATTTCCCAAAATCTAAAAATTCCTTTTATATTTAAGTCTTCTTATGATAAAGCAAATCGTTCATCTATCAACTCATACAGAGGTCCTGGAATAAAAAAGGGACTTGAAATATTAAATAAGGTTAAAAAAGAATTTGAAGTGCCTGTTCTGAGTGATGTTCATTCAGTAGAAGAGGTACAGATTGCAAAAGATTTTCTTGACATTATTCAAATTCCTGCTTTTTTATGCAGACAGACAGATATCATTGTGGAAGTTGCTAAAACAGGAAAGCCTGTAAATGTTAAGAAAGGACAGTTTCTTGCACCTTGGGATGTGAAAAATATAATTGAAAAGATTAAATCCACAGGAAATGAAAAAATAATAATTACAGAAAGAGGCACAAGCTTTGGTTATAATAATCTTGTTGTTGATTTTAGAAGTTTTCCAATAATTCGTTCTATGGGAGTTTTTGTAGTTTTTGATGCTACACACTCTGTTCAACTCCCTGGCGGAGCTGGAACATGCTCATCAGGGCAGAGAGAATTCATTCCCTATTTGAGCAGAGCAGCTGTTGCTTGCGGAGTTGATGGACTATTTTTTGAGGTCCATCCTGAACCAGAAAAGGCTCTATGTGATGGACCCAATATGATTCCTTTGAAAGATTTTAAAAATCTCATCTTAACTTTGCTTGAGATTCATAATACAGTAAAAAAGCTTTAG
- a CDS encoding lipoprotein, whose translation MRKYLTILILLIISAGCTEQVKMDIAGVGESIPSGVSAITWDGKNLIVAKEGIIVFLDEIDTATAGSIIGYEGNYFFNNYPVTITSKENPPYITGIAWQQTSGNTGFIWVADAANKRILKITPQGEVIRKISLTSIYPEDIAFKENHLWIADSKRNKIYKVSTEDGSILSEYLSPVPIPTAITWDGKYLIIAGINFNKPSTSSDNVKIVKLDSITGKVVEEVLPSRYISYPAGMVWIDGRLWISDRNSGYIVTTSDRGIPSEDKNNYKLDIIPPTVKKIEIKEEKQKEEKDTEEAKKAAEEAKRAAEEAKRAAEAAKKAFELQQKK comes from the coding sequence ATGCGAAAATATTTAACCATATTAATATTGTTAATAATTTCTGCAGGGTGCACAGAACAGGTAAAAATGGATATAGCAGGAGTTGGAGAATCAATTCCTTCAGGAGTTTCAGCAATTACATGGGATGGTAAAAACCTTATAGTAGCAAAAGAGGGAATAATTGTTTTTTTAGATGAAATTGATACAGCAACAGCTGGTTCTATTATTGGTTATGAAGGCAATTATTTTTTTAATAATTATCCTGTAACAATAACTTCAAAAGAAAATCCACCGTATATAACAGGGATTGCATGGCAACAAACATCAGGAAATACAGGATTTATATGGGTTGCTGATGCAGCAAATAAAAGAATTTTAAAAATCACACCACAGGGAGAAGTTATAAGAAAAATTTCACTGACTTCAATTTATCCAGAAGACATAGCTTTTAAAGAAAACCATTTATGGATTGCTGATTCAAAAAGAAATAAAATATATAAAGTTTCAACAGAAGATGGCTCTATTCTATCAGAATATCTTTCCCCTGTACCAATACCAACCGCAATTACATGGGACGGTAAATATTTGATTATTGCTGGTATAAATTTTAATAAACCATCAACATCTTCAGATAATGTAAAAATTGTTAAACTTGATAGTATAACTGGTAAAGTTGTGGAAGAAGTGCTTCCTTCCAGATATATCTCCTATCCAGCAGGAATGGTGTGGATTGATGGCAGGTTATGGATTTCTGATAGAAACTCAGGTTATATTGTAACAACAAGTGACAGAGGTATTCCCTCTGAAGATAAGAATAATTATAAGCTTGATATAATCCCACCAACTGTTAAGAAAATTGAGATAAAAGAAGAAAAACAGAAAGAAGAAAAAGACACCGAAGAAGCTAAAAAAGCAGCAGAAGAGGCAAAGAGAGCAGCTGAAGAAGCAAAGCGTGCTGCTGAGGCTGCTAAAAAAGCTTTTGAATTGCAACAGAAAAAATGA
- the bioA gene encoding adenosylmethionine--8-amino-7-oxononanoate transaminase: MNKTILIEWDKKYIWHPFTQMKNWLDDEPTIFIEGRDCFLKDIDGKWYLDGVSSLWVNIHGHRRQEIDEALKSQIDKLAHSTLLGACNEPSIVLAKKIADLLTENGVPLTKIFYSDNGSTAVEIAMKIAYQYWINQGIKGKDTFVSLKEAYHGDTIGAVSVGGVELFHEVYKPLLNKSIQAPAPYCYRCELNHTYPACELGCLNEMEKIIAQNQEKVIAVIVEPLVQCAGGIIVWPEGYLKGLRELCNKYNILLIADEVATGFGRTGKMFACEHEKVSPDIICLSKGITNGYMPLAITAVNEKIFNAFIGELEEKKTFYHGHSYTGNPLACAAALANLEIFEKEKTVEKLLPKIELLKNKLLEIAQLPYVGDVRQKGMIAGVEIVKDKKNKESFPYFEQTGWKIVKSARKYGVWLRPLGDVIVIMPPLVISEENLERLLEVIKGCIIGLNY; this comes from the coding sequence ATGAATAAGACTATTCTTATTGAATGGGATAAAAAATATATTTGGCATCCTTTTACTCAAATGAAAAATTGGCTTGATGATGAACCAACAATTTTTATAGAAGGCAGAGACTGTTTTCTTAAGGACATTGATGGTAAATGGTATCTTGATGGAGTGTCTTCTCTTTGGGTAAATATTCATGGACATAGAAGACAGGAGATAGATGAAGCATTAAAGAGTCAAATAGACAAGCTTGCTCACTCAACTTTGCTTGGTGCCTGTAATGAGCCAAGTATAGTACTTGCAAAAAAAATCGCAGACTTACTCACTGAAAACGGCGTGCCATTAACTAAAATATTTTACTCTGACAATGGCTCAACAGCTGTTGAGATTGCCATGAAGATTGCCTATCAATATTGGATTAATCAGGGAATAAAAGGTAAAGACACATTTGTAAGTCTTAAGGAAGCCTATCACGGAGATACAATAGGAGCAGTTAGTGTTGGCGGAGTAGAACTATTTCATGAGGTCTACAAACCCCTTTTAAACAAATCCATTCAAGCACCAGCACCATACTGTTACAGATGTGAGCTTAATCATACATATCCTGCCTGCGAACTTGGCTGCCTCAATGAAATGGAAAAGATTATTGCCCAAAACCAAGAAAAGGTTATAGCAGTCATTGTTGAGCCCCTTGTTCAGTGTGCGGGTGGAATAATTGTCTGGCCAGAAGGTTATTTGAAAGGATTAAGAGAACTTTGTAATAAATATAACATTCTTCTTATTGCTGATGAAGTTGCTACAGGTTTTGGCAGAACTGGTAAAATGTTTGCCTGTGAACATGAAAAAGTAAGTCCAGATATTATATGCCTAAGTAAAGGAATAACTAATGGTTATATGCCATTAGCTATTACTGCAGTTAATGAAAAAATCTTCAATGCATTCATCGGTGAGCTTGAAGAGAAAAAAACTTTTTATCATGGTCATTCTTATACAGGAAATCCCTTAGCCTGCGCTGCAGCGCTGGCAAATCTTGAAATATTTGAAAAAGAAAAGACTGTTGAGAAACTTTTACCAAAAATTGAACTTTTGAAAAATAAACTTTTAGAGATAGCTCAACTTCCTTATGTAGGAGATGTTCGTCAAAAGGGAATGATTGCAGGAGTTGAGATTGTAAAAGATAAAAAAAATAAAGAATCATTCCCCTATTTTGAGCAGACTGGCTGGAAAATTGTTAAATCTGCAAGGAAATACGGAGTATGGCTAAGACCTCTTGGAGATGTTATTGTGATAATGCCTCCACTGGTTATATCAGAGGAAAATCTTGAAAGGTTGCTTGAGGTAATAAAAGGTTGTATAATAGGTTTGAACTATTGA
- a CDS encoding DsrE family protein, translating to MKIGILISNNDAETLWNAFRFGILCLNMDYENEVTIFLNSKATAYEDADSEKFNIKELVKSFALGGGKIIGCQKSMGMRGLEGNEICQKGGQKDLYELMVKSDKFICF from the coding sequence ATGAAAATTGGAATACTTATTTCAAACAATGACGCAGAAACTCTATGGAATGCCTTCCGTTTTGGAATTCTTTGCTTAAATATGGATTATGAAAATGAAGTAACCATATTCCTTAACTCAAAGGCAACAGCTTATGAAGATGCTGATTCTGAAAAATTCAATATCAAAGAGTTAGTTAAAAGTTTTGCACTTGGCGGTGGAAAAATTATAGGTTGTCAAAAAAGCATGGGGATGAGAGGACTTGAAGGAAATGAGATTTGTCAAAAAGGTGGGCAGAAAGATTTATATGAACTGATGGTTAAAAGTGATAAGTTTATCTGTTTTTGA
- a CDS encoding HesA/MoeB/ThiF family protein: MDFLRYSRQMLIEGWGEEGQRKLKNSTVFIAGAGGLGSPVSIYLAVAGVGKIIICDFDSVEITNLNRQILHCHTRIGINKALSAKITLTAINPEVEVIPISEKITETNALELIEDSQIILDCMDNLETRYILNEVAIKKGIPLVFGAIYGIQGMLSFIHSPETPCLKCLFPEAPPKETFPVVGATPGVIGALQALETLKYLVGIGKLLKNKLLVWDGMSADFKTFKAQKDPSCPICGRK; encoded by the coding sequence ATGGATTTCTTAAGATATAGCCGTCAAATGCTTATTGAAGGTTGGGGAGAGGAAGGACAAAGAAAACTTAAAAATTCAACTGTATTTATTGCTGGAGCAGGAGGACTTGGAAGCCCTGTTTCAATCTATCTTGCTGTTGCTGGAGTTGGTAAAATAATTATATGTGATTTTGACAGCGTAGAAATCACCAATCTAAATAGACAGATACTTCACTGTCATACACGAATTGGTATAAATAAAGCACTATCAGCAAAGATAACTCTCACTGCAATAAATCCAGAAGTTGAGGTTATTCCTATTAGTGAAAAAATAACCGAGACAAATGCCCTTGAGCTTATAGAAGACTCACAAATTATTCTTGACTGTATGGATAATCTTGAGACAAGGTATATACTCAATGAAGTTGCTATAAAAAAGGGTATACCCCTTGTATTTGGTGCAATTTATGGAATTCAGGGAATGCTGAGCTTTATTCACTCCCCTGAAACTCCTTGTCTTAAATGTCTCTTTCCTGAAGCACCTCCAAAGGAAACCTTTCCAGTTGTTGGAGCTACTCCTGGAGTTATAGGCGCTTTACAGGCTTTAGAGACGCTAAAATATCTTGTAGGTATTGGTAAACTTCTAAAAAACAAACTTCTTGTCTGGGATGGTATGAGCGCAGACTTTAAAACTTTTAAAGCTCAAAAGGACCCATCTTGCCCTATTTGTGGTAGGAAATAA